In Aliamphritea ceti, a single window of DNA contains:
- the tssH gene encoding type VI secretion system ATPase TssH: MSQVKLGNLVAKLETGLKNALEQAAGAAMNQQVPAIETEHWLVQLLTLKDTHLLQMISAQNLDQEKLLGELNARLNALPKGSEGQPTLSKSISDLIESAWLMASVDYGHQQILSLHLILAMLQTDHFGVKKLALKSLESVSLEALQSQVAKLSTGAPAGGSGPAVAAGAPAAGGALDKYTVNLTAQARDGQIDPISGRNDEVRQAIDVLCRKRQNNPILVGEPGVGKTAVVEGLALRIIAGEVPTALQGVELHSLDLGLLQAGASIKGEFENRLKDVINEVKNSTTPIIMFIDEAHTLIGAGGAEGQNDAANLLKPALARGEFKSLAATTWTEYKKYFEKDPALTRRFQVVKIAEPSAEDAIQMLRGIGESLSEHHGVFIREEAIEAAVNLSIRYLPSRQLPDKAISLLDTACARIALTQNAKPETIEYLEQQIRYLNNERSAKQTEQAVFTTGADSIEALNGHIAEMNAELEALQSRWEQELELVEQIRTIKSEIQAAYAEDHVTAEQQQQMLQLMDQLEALQGDDPLVVPLVNQQVISSVISSWTGIPTGNMMRDEVAKLLSMEDDLHKRVIGQETAINELAKSIRISRAGLTDNRKPVGVFLMCGPSGVGKTETAMALADQVFGGEDSMTVINMTEFKEEHKISMLLGSPAGYVGFGEGGVLTEAIRRNPYSVLLLDEMEKAHPGVHDLFYQIFDKGHIKDSEGRTIDFKNTIIIMTSNAADQAICDICDANETRLDNADLVEEIRPELQKFFKPAFLGRTTVVPYYPLNAEELMKITEISLKRIRKRLVEQYSASFEWDQDLLDLVVTRNTDPTTGGRAVEQIINRSLMPQLAEQCITRLSEGQAINAVKVSVEQGNLQLAID, from the coding sequence ATGTCACAGGTGAAACTGGGAAATCTGGTTGCGAAGCTGGAAACAGGCTTAAAAAATGCTTTGGAACAGGCGGCCGGTGCAGCGATGAATCAGCAAGTGCCAGCGATAGAGACAGAGCACTGGCTGGTGCAGTTACTGACCTTAAAAGATACTCACTTGTTGCAAATGATCAGCGCACAAAATCTGGATCAGGAAAAATTATTAGGTGAACTGAATGCCCGGCTTAATGCGTTGCCAAAAGGCAGCGAAGGCCAGCCAACGTTGAGCAAAAGTATCAGTGATCTGATTGAGTCTGCCTGGCTGATGGCGTCGGTGGATTATGGGCATCAGCAGATTCTCAGTTTGCATTTGATCCTGGCAATGCTGCAAACCGACCACTTTGGCGTGAAAAAACTGGCCCTGAAATCACTGGAGTCTGTTTCTCTGGAAGCACTGCAGTCACAGGTTGCTAAATTATCCACAGGGGCTCCTGCAGGTGGCAGTGGTCCTGCTGTTGCAGCGGGAGCACCAGCTGCCGGTGGTGCGTTGGATAAATACACGGTTAACCTGACGGCACAGGCCCGTGATGGTCAGATTGATCCGATTTCAGGGCGTAATGATGAAGTGCGTCAGGCGATTGATGTGCTTTGCCGTAAGCGCCAGAACAACCCGATATTAGTGGGTGAGCCAGGTGTTGGTAAGACTGCTGTAGTTGAAGGCCTGGCATTGCGGATTATTGCCGGCGAAGTGCCAACGGCATTACAGGGCGTTGAACTGCATTCTCTGGATCTGGGCCTGTTACAAGCCGGAGCCAGCATCAAAGGCGAATTTGAAAATCGTCTGAAAGATGTAATTAACGAAGTTAAGAACTCGACTACCCCTATCATCATGTTCATTGATGAAGCGCATACACTGATCGGTGCTGGTGGGGCGGAAGGTCAGAATGATGCAGCAAACCTGCTGAAGCCTGCGCTGGCACGGGGTGAGTTTAAATCGCTGGCGGCGACAACATGGACTGAATATAAGAAGTACTTTGAGAAAGATCCGGCTCTGACCCGGCGTTTTCAGGTAGTTAAAATTGCCGAGCCAAGTGCTGAAGATGCAATCCAGATGCTGCGTGGTATCGGTGAGTCTCTGAGTGAGCATCACGGTGTATTTATCCGTGAAGAAGCGATTGAGGCGGCGGTGAATCTGTCGATTCGGTACCTACCGTCACGCCAGCTGCCTGATAAAGCAATCAGTTTGCTCGATACGGCTTGCGCCCGGATTGCTCTGACACAAAATGCCAAGCCTGAAACCATTGAGTATCTGGAACAGCAGATTCGTTACCTGAATAACGAACGCAGTGCTAAACAGACTGAACAGGCAGTATTCACCACTGGCGCTGACTCTATTGAGGCGCTTAATGGTCATATTGCTGAAATGAATGCTGAGCTGGAAGCACTGCAGTCTCGCTGGGAGCAGGAACTGGAACTGGTTGAGCAGATTCGCACTATTAAGAGTGAAATCCAGGCTGCTTATGCCGAAGATCATGTCACAGCAGAACAACAGCAACAGATGCTGCAGTTAATGGATCAGCTGGAAGCCCTGCAGGGTGATGATCCGTTGGTAGTGCCGCTGGTGAATCAGCAGGTTATATCATCAGTGATCAGCAGCTGGACGGGTATTCCGACAGGCAACATGATGCGCGATGAAGTCGCCAAGTTGCTGAGCATGGAAGATGATTTGCACAAACGGGTTATTGGTCAGGAAACGGCGATTAATGAACTGGCTAAGAGCATTCGCATTTCCCGGGCCGGTTTGACAGATAACCGTAAACCAGTCGGTGTATTCCTGATGTGTGGCCCGAGTGGTGTTGGTAAAACCGAAACCGCGATGGCACTGGCTGATCAGGTATTTGGTGGCGAAGACAGCATGACGGTTATCAACATGACCGAGTTTAAGGAAGAGCATAAAATCTCCATGCTGCTGGGTTCCCCGGCCGGTTATGTAGGTTTTGGTGAAGGTGGTGTACTGACAGAAGCGATTCGCCGTAATCCTTATTCAGTACTGTTACTGGATGAAATGGAAAAAGCTCACCCGGGTGTTCATGACCTGTTCTACCAGATTTTTGACAAAGGCCATATTAAAGACAGTGAAGGCCGTACGATCGACTTTAAAAATACCATCATCATTATGACGTCTAATGCGGCTGATCAGGCGATTTGTGATATCTGTGATGCCAATGAAACCCGTCTGGATAATGCCGATCTGGTGGAAGAAATTCGTCCGGAACTGCAGAAGTTCTTTAAGCCTGCGTTCCTGGGGCGTACCACTGTCGTGCCGTATTACCCGCTGAATGCTGAAGAGCTGATGAAGATTACAGAGATTAGTCTGAAGCGAATCCGTAAGCGTCTGGTTGAGCAATACAGTGCCAGCTTCGAATGGGATCAGGACTTATTGGATCTGGTGGTAACCCGAAACACCGATCCGACTACTGGTGGCCGGGCAGTTGAGCAAATCATCAATCGCTCGCTGATGCCGCAGCTGGCAGAGCAGTGCATTACCCGACTGAGTGAAGGGCAAGCCATTAATGCGGTAAAAGTCAGTGTTGAGCAGGGTAATCTGCAGCTGGCTATCGACTAA
- a CDS encoding substrate-binding periplasmic protein, with amino-acid sequence MNMYKQPFSVLSAVLLSVFMMLLPTAAQAQERIRLATQSWPPFQMVEEGQLKGQVIERVQCALREMGQPYELHLMRWDRAQLLVETNQFNGFFSGSPNSSRARYAVPSAPVVSVPLSWYLAPNVELDVTSEVAKDQARYGAKFNTSKWLFLAKNGYNVVKKPQDAEALLRMLRNGDLDVALEYEDVFELAMKNQGVSPQRFKKIPYKIRDLSVHFSKTFLHQRPNFINTFNAALVQCIKSES; translated from the coding sequence ATGAACATGTATAAACAACCATTTTCTGTCTTGTCAGCGGTTCTGCTCAGTGTCTTTATGATGCTGCTGCCGACGGCCGCCCAAGCGCAGGAACGTATCAGGCTGGCTACACAGAGCTGGCCACCGTTTCAGATGGTTGAAGAAGGTCAGCTGAAAGGTCAGGTCATCGAGCGAGTACAATGTGCATTACGTGAAATGGGGCAGCCTTATGAACTGCACCTGATGCGCTGGGACCGGGCACAGTTACTGGTGGAAACAAATCAGTTTAACGGCTTCTTTTCCGGTTCACCGAACAGCTCCCGGGCGCGCTATGCGGTACCTTCTGCGCCGGTTGTTTCAGTGCCGTTGAGCTGGTATCTGGCACCGAATGTGGAGTTGGATGTTACCAGCGAGGTGGCTAAAGATCAGGCCAGATATGGCGCTAAGTTTAATACCTCAAAATGGCTGTTTCTGGCAAAGAATGGCTATAACGTAGTGAAGAAACCGCAGGATGCTGAAGCTCTGTTGCGAATGCTACGTAACGGTGACCTTGATGTGGCACTGGAATATGAAGATGTATTTGAACTGGCGATGAAAAATCAGGGCGTGTCGCCCCAGCGATTTAAGAAGATTCCCTATAAAATCCGGGATCTTAGTGTACATTTCTCAAAAACCTTTTTGCATCAGCGGCCAAACTTTATCAATACCTTCAACGCTGCTCTGGTTCAGTGTATAAAGAGTGAATCATGA
- a CDS encoding FHA domain-containing protein, with amino-acid sequence MTISIQLVEVPENEKVPSRQIILPANGGTIGRAYDCTLVLPDFDRKLSRKHIRIDLSSQGSFQVTDLSINGATLNQQPLNRGIAQQINDGDILKLGDYTLLLSDMVPFLTDSVEVEEPSPEQRREPMFSVDNLQIDEFSTPLDELHGNEIQMPQEAEFSPENVMADDQFGHDPFDDSIELKTPEPRLKSDPLLNAEMVTLETDDLEPGNDSFQLSRNIQQLQRTLQQQQQMQMGMYGQDKLLECLGATLDRFLEEFEPGQLEGMFDEYTSGWGNRDKKYWRLYKKQFSRRRDRKEFHQQFTALFMEELRRKN; translated from the coding sequence ATGACGATAAGCATCCAGCTGGTTGAAGTGCCAGAAAACGAGAAAGTCCCCAGTCGCCAGATTATTCTGCCGGCAAATGGCGGCACTATTGGTCGTGCCTACGACTGTACGCTGGTGTTACCAGATTTCGACCGTAAGCTGTCCCGCAAACACATTCGTATTGATCTCTCTTCGCAAGGCAGTTTTCAGGTAACGGATCTGAGTATCAATGGTGCAACGCTTAATCAGCAGCCTCTTAATCGCGGTATTGCACAGCAAATTAACGACGGTGATATTTTAAAACTCGGCGACTACACCTTGTTACTGAGTGATATGGTGCCTTTTCTGACCGATAGCGTTGAGGTTGAAGAGCCTAGTCCTGAGCAACGTCGTGAACCGATGTTTTCTGTTGATAACTTACAGATTGATGAGTTCAGTACACCGCTGGATGAGCTGCATGGTAATGAGATCCAAATGCCGCAGGAAGCTGAATTTTCTCCTGAAAATGTGATGGCAGATGATCAGTTCGGGCATGATCCGTTTGATGACTCGATCGAGTTAAAGACACCGGAGCCACGGCTTAAATCTGACCCCCTGTTAAATGCTGAAATGGTCACTCTGGAAACAGATGATCTGGAGCCAGGCAACGACAGTTTCCAGCTGAGCAGGAATATTCAGCAGCTGCAACGCACGTTGCAGCAACAGCAGCAAATGCAAATGGGTATGTACGGCCAGGACAAGTTGCTGGAATGTCTGGGAGCAACGTTGGACCGTTTTCTCGAGGAATTTGAACCGGGCCAGCTGGAAGGCATGTTTGATGAATATACCTCTGGTTGGGGTAACCGGGATAAAAAATACTGGCGTCTGTATAAGAAGCAGTTTAGCCGCCGCCGCGACCGTAAAGAATTTCATCAGCAGTTCACTGCGTTGTTTATGGAAGAGCTGCGGAGGAAAAATTAG
- the tssJ gene encoding type VI secretion system lipoprotein TssJ: protein MRGLLVALLALVLTACSSSSPQETPPPVSRVLHISTAGQLNPYGGENSHPVVLRLYQLSEAGTFRNAEFLDLYKNDQQVLASTLVDTLYLDPMLPATDQQINIDVHFRSRYLAVFAEFSEYENAVSRALLKLDESNDDQEFKIEVTGLRVTLVTQPEKSWWQKL, encoded by the coding sequence GTGCGCGGATTGCTTGTTGCTCTGCTGGCGCTGGTGCTTACTGCCTGCTCGTCATCATCACCACAGGAAACACCTCCACCGGTGAGCCGGGTGCTACATATCAGTACTGCTGGCCAGCTGAATCCTTATGGTGGTGAAAACTCACACCCGGTGGTGTTGCGTCTTTATCAGCTAAGTGAAGCGGGTACTTTTCGTAATGCTGAGTTTCTTGATCTTTATAAGAATGACCAGCAGGTGCTGGCCAGTACGCTGGTAGATACCTTGTATTTAGATCCCATGCTGCCGGCAACTGACCAGCAGATAAATATAGATGTACATTTTCGCAGCCGATATTTGGCGGTGTTCGCAGAGTTTTCTGAATATGAAAACGCAGTAAGCCGGGCATTGCTTAAGCTGGACGAAAGTAACGATGACCAGGAATTCAAAATTGAAGTCACCGGCCTGCGGGTAACACTTGTTACGCAGCCGGAGAAGTCCTGGTGGCAGAAGTTATAG
- the tssK gene encoding type VI secretion system baseplate subunit TssK: protein MRRQQRVVWQEGMFISPQHFQQQDRHYRHYVEQYAVAAGHDGYGLCELQIDRERLKIGKIVITVCKGVFPDNTYFESNHELLLNVPENTLNKSVFLALPLVVDGEVEYGAAAEKRRHLVEDITLFDTSDASTNSVDAKVARPNIRLLLEGEDTTGLTVIPVARILERRESGAIILDQRFIPASLHYGASALLTERLQELQVLIETRANMVQQRIGNGQQSMSEQSLLREYLWLQTLNRWIPWLTHTLDNPQTLTQEVYLKLATFSAELNSFTPAIAKPLASLQYDAMHRGFMPLFAKLREQLSVVQKDSVLEFPWDTRLFEKRRLLRASVADISNLSSHRFILCVESSIGSAALSQLVPSACKLCGLSQIAEVVRNALSGVTLTSMPVAPSELKSKSDAAYIEIDTHHPYWQSLVEKREPLALHVDVRIPDIKIKLYVLD from the coding sequence GTGAGACGACAGCAAAGAGTAGTCTGGCAGGAAGGGATGTTTATCTCGCCGCAGCACTTTCAGCAGCAGGACAGACATTACCGCCATTATGTTGAACAGTATGCGGTAGCAGCTGGTCATGACGGATATGGTCTGTGCGAACTGCAGATAGATCGTGAACGGCTCAAAATTGGTAAAATTGTTATTACCGTCTGTAAAGGTGTGTTCCCGGATAATACCTATTTCGAAAGTAATCATGAACTGCTGTTAAATGTGCCGGAAAATACTCTCAATAAGAGCGTTTTTCTTGCCTTGCCTCTGGTAGTTGACGGCGAGGTTGAATACGGAGCTGCAGCAGAGAAACGCCGTCATCTGGTTGAAGATATAACCCTGTTCGATACTTCCGATGCCAGCACCAACAGTGTTGATGCCAAGGTTGCCCGGCCGAATATTCGTTTATTGCTGGAAGGTGAAGATACTACAGGTCTGACTGTTATACCTGTGGCGCGTATTCTGGAACGCCGGGAAAGCGGTGCGATTATTCTGGATCAGCGGTTTATTCCCGCCAGCCTGCATTATGGTGCATCCGCGTTGCTGACAGAGCGGTTGCAGGAATTACAGGTGCTGATCGAAACCCGTGCAAACATGGTGCAACAGCGAATTGGTAATGGTCAGCAGAGTATGAGTGAGCAGAGTTTGTTACGCGAGTATCTCTGGCTGCAAACCCTTAATCGCTGGATCCCCTGGCTGACACATACGCTGGATAACCCACAAACCCTGACCCAGGAAGTGTATTTGAAGCTGGCGACTTTCTCCGCTGAACTGAATAGCTTTACGCCTGCTATTGCTAAGCCTCTGGCCTCCCTGCAATACGATGCAATGCACCGTGGTTTTATGCCGCTATTTGCCAAGTTGCGTGAGCAATTGTCTGTGGTACAGAAAGACAGTGTGCTGGAATTCCCATGGGATACCCGTTTATTTGAAAAGCGCCGTTTATTGCGAGCGTCTGTAGCAGATATCAGTAACCTCAGTTCACACCGCTTTATTCTCTGTGTTGAGTCCAGCATTGGTAGCGCAGCGTTATCTCAGCTAGTGCCAAGCGCTTGTAAACTATGTGGGTTGTCTCAAATCGCAGAAGTGGTGCGTAATGCCCTGTCGGGTGTGACACTGACATCTATGCCCGTGGCACCAAGTGAACTGAAATCTAAGTCTGATGCGGCTTATATCGAGATCGATACGCATCACCCTTACTGGCAGAGTCTGGTGGAGAAACGTGAGCCGCTGGCGTTGCATGTAGATGTTCGGATTCCGGATATCAAAATTAAACTCTATGTGCTGGATTAA
- the icmH gene encoding type IVB secretion system protein IcmH/DotU encodes MSQDYLDEPTVNIRQADAVSPAMDQSRPLIPLENAPALKYQLQNIQQLQQFSQYPNPLLNACAEALALCVSVQRMSRPDDMHRFRQGLVNAITDLKQRIAGLDYPASVADKTCFLFCIVLDEFILNCDWNEECRWENQTLLSELFGMRDGGEQFYVVVEKALGQPNLLVDMLEVIYVLLKIGFKGQYHLQGQKHIDAIYYKIESVLRDTQTPTLQIPLQKDMQAKARRSRRPGGQMPFIGLAMVFLFALAASWVGLSFWYKDTYASRAEGFTMLAEYTDKLQQRHDDNVVVYVSTDDELKKIVTAPAPKPVVKAVSKPVISVSKSPITGGWVVQVGSFLRETDAQARVAKYDFTTRGSVIQYWKGRYRILLPVANRAAALSLMQTVRKEGVSDAFIFHSKSVGG; translated from the coding sequence ATGAGTCAGGATTATCTGGACGAACCTACCGTAAATATCCGCCAGGCTGATGCTGTCAGCCCGGCAATGGATCAGTCACGTCCGCTAATCCCGCTGGAAAATGCACCGGCACTCAAATATCAGCTGCAGAATATTCAGCAGCTTCAGCAATTTAGTCAGTATCCGAATCCTTTGCTGAATGCCTGTGCAGAAGCACTGGCGCTATGTGTCAGTGTGCAGCGAATGTCCCGTCCGGATGATATGCACCGTTTTCGTCAGGGGCTGGTGAATGCCATTACTGATCTGAAACAGCGTATTGCGGGGCTGGATTATCCTGCTTCAGTCGCAGATAAAACCTGTTTCCTGTTCTGTATCGTACTGGATGAGTTCATCCTTAACTGTGACTGGAATGAAGAATGTCGCTGGGAAAATCAAACCTTACTCAGTGAACTGTTCGGCATGCGGGATGGTGGTGAACAGTTTTATGTTGTCGTGGAAAAAGCACTTGGCCAGCCAAACTTGCTGGTGGATATGCTGGAAGTTATCTATGTGCTGCTGAAAATTGGCTTTAAAGGCCAATATCATCTTCAGGGCCAGAAGCATATCGATGCGATTTATTACAAGATCGAAAGCGTATTGCGCGATACCCAGACACCGACGTTACAGATTCCCTTACAAAAAGATATGCAAGCTAAGGCTCGTCGAAGTAGACGTCCGGGTGGCCAGATGCCGTTTATTGGTCTGGCGATGGTGTTTTTATTTGCCTTAGCGGCAAGTTGGGTGGGGTTGTCTTTCTGGTACAAGGATACCTACGCCAGCCGGGCAGAAGGCTTTACTATGCTGGCGGAATATACTGATAAATTACAGCAGCGTCATGACGATAATGTTGTGGTGTATGTCAGCACCGATGATGAGTTGAAAAAGATAGTTACCGCACCCGCACCTAAGCCAGTGGTTAAAGCAGTAAGCAAACCGGTGATTTCTGTGAGTAAATCGCCTATTACTGGCGGCTGGGTAGTGCAGGTAGGCTCCTTCCTGCGTGAAACAGATGCTCAGGCACGAGTTGCTAAATATGACTTTACCACCCGCGGTTCGGTGATTCAGTACTGGAAAGGGCGTTACAGAATTCTCTTACCAGTGGCTAACCGTGCAGCAGCACTCAGTTTGATGCAGACGGTCAGGAAGGAAGGTGTAAGTGATGCCTTTATTTTTCACAGTAAAAGCGTAGGAGGTTAA
- the tssM gene encoding type VI secretion system membrane subunit TssM, which translates to MAKKSRPVWPFILVAVLIGVCLFGGSYLLQFWSFANPVEMTVSGLTALLLAAMAGGLSWKFLGSKNVPEEDAEQLERADKRKYLQAQLNLHLQACWQHVRQLRGAPYAIPWYFMLNRKPGDAELLQHMGFDKVKLESTTQPLPVAFWLNESAVLIELHADADADSVEFCQQLLIRHLSKQRPRQGANGILLAVPVQEIMNRSSDQLEVLAKQQRGFIKTLNQAFGISLPVYSLFTEVSGVSDFCQYFASFDERQLEQPFGAMLPADKKGFDPQWFEASFDALQAQLSLNSTSALSAQLTESYRSSIIAGPHQFGLLKADLASYFRQLFLDNQYQTKALQFRGYFFVNAHGEGLPTDRLTMHLASRLGYSTLLPAPNDAVPHQLFARQLLQQSILPEKSLVGVNRYKENSYGLLKLVFSVSLLAILGACLWLFKANYDHYTAMEQQAQQQLTAYKRQLINNKDQSDELAVPIANLTELRKIRAIFHQPEPWYVMSFLPNPSIKQAVDTAYDDALKGQLLIELRDYLLRDLYVYNRLDNKVKTLELYNLQKQLFNSQRTDVNTLSNYYLNSLQEEGVTDSRLINQFKLLLGDLFALKVAPPKDNQELLELVDQSLATQDLGDLLYTQLLQQPHLSQKLNLLDKLGQNYDDVFVFNNKDVYKVPYMFTREGFLEIMGSSGFEFANDWVSDYKDVVGDISGNQDFSQINRKLRLRYTRDYVEHWQRFANAIEWQPTTGWSEISQQLMSATDPASSPLLRVYELLDYNTNLEAVVADTLKAQAASKAKPEVAEGESAGQTSAPSALAPADLQTPAKHLGITQAADAIAKPFVAYRRLITADDKGVSPLGFATQHMTATLEWLQQGVQSKQRGSKFLGQLNAEVNNPLQRQLDIAVKYNGVVRDMLENTSRQLNDLAMLEVQDYLQQRWQIEVLNDYHQSVAPYYPLNPLSEQDVALSTFKEFFAADGRISDFAKRYEPYFTDKENIYPGLPSYLQDQDITINRQFWLMLGRLKQVQAVLFNNAVLGFSFSVRIDAMSTGVTEFNLRSDKPLYTYRNGPALWAKMNWPVSENSSRTLSLQLKSGTKVLNEASYAGVWSWFRLVDQLQGESLPDGTTNSLTWQKGTESASLLARIENGENPLYVGFFDQLQLPDRL; encoded by the coding sequence GTGGCGAAGAAATCACGCCCGGTGTGGCCGTTTATACTTGTTGCTGTATTGATAGGTGTTTGCCTGTTTGGCGGATCGTATCTGTTGCAATTCTGGAGTTTTGCTAACCCTGTTGAAATGACTGTAAGCGGGTTAACAGCTCTGTTACTGGCAGCTATGGCAGGTGGTTTAAGCTGGAAGTTTCTGGGCAGTAAGAATGTGCCGGAAGAGGATGCTGAGCAACTGGAACGTGCCGATAAACGTAAATATTTGCAGGCGCAGTTAAATCTGCATCTGCAGGCTTGTTGGCAGCATGTGCGCCAGTTGCGCGGGGCGCCTTATGCGATTCCCTGGTATTTCATGCTCAATCGTAAGCCCGGTGATGCAGAGCTGCTGCAACATATGGGGTTCGATAAAGTTAAGCTTGAGTCTACCACCCAACCTTTACCGGTAGCGTTCTGGCTGAATGAAAGTGCTGTTCTGATTGAACTACATGCTGATGCGGATGCTGACAGTGTGGAGTTTTGTCAGCAATTACTGATCAGGCATTTGAGTAAGCAGCGGCCAAGACAGGGAGCTAACGGAATTCTGCTGGCGGTGCCTGTACAGGAGATTATGAACCGCAGCAGCGATCAGCTGGAAGTGCTGGCTAAACAGCAGCGCGGATTCATTAAAACCCTCAATCAGGCGTTTGGCATCAGTTTGCCGGTGTATTCACTGTTTACGGAAGTGTCAGGTGTCAGTGATTTTTGCCAGTACTTTGCCAGTTTTGATGAGCGCCAGTTAGAGCAGCCGTTCGGGGCAATGCTGCCGGCAGATAAGAAAGGCTTTGATCCACAGTGGTTTGAAGCTTCTTTTGATGCCCTGCAGGCGCAATTATCACTTAACAGTACGTCGGCACTGAGTGCGCAACTGACAGAGTCTTATCGCAGTTCAATCATTGCAGGTCCGCATCAGTTTGGCTTGTTGAAAGCAGATCTGGCGAGTTATTTCCGTCAGTTGTTTCTTGATAACCAGTACCAGACTAAAGCGCTGCAATTCCGCGGTTATTTTTTCGTAAACGCCCATGGAGAAGGTTTACCTACTGACCGTCTGACGATGCATCTGGCTTCCCGGCTGGGGTATTCAACCTTGTTACCGGCACCAAATGATGCAGTACCGCATCAGTTGTTTGCCCGTCAGTTGCTGCAGCAGAGTATCTTGCCTGAAAAGTCTCTGGTGGGTGTTAACCGTTATAAAGAAAATAGTTATGGCTTGTTGAAGCTGGTGTTTTCAGTCAGTTTGCTGGCGATACTGGGGGCCTGTTTATGGCTCTTCAAAGCTAATTATGATCATTACACTGCCATGGAACAGCAAGCTCAGCAGCAGCTGACAGCTTATAAACGTCAGCTGATCAACAATAAGGATCAGAGCGATGAACTGGCAGTACCTATCGCGAACCTGACTGAACTGCGGAAAATACGGGCGATTTTCCATCAGCCTGAGCCCTGGTATGTGATGTCTTTCCTGCCGAACCCAAGTATTAAGCAAGCGGTGGACACTGCTTATGATGATGCGCTTAAAGGCCAGTTGTTAATTGAACTGCGCGATTATCTGCTGCGGGATTTATATGTGTATAACCGCCTGGATAATAAAGTTAAAACGCTCGAACTGTATAACTTACAGAAGCAGTTATTTAATTCTCAGCGCACAGATGTAAATACTCTGAGTAACTACTATCTGAATTCGCTTCAGGAAGAAGGAGTCACCGATAGCAGGCTGATAAACCAGTTTAAGCTGTTATTGGGTGATTTGTTTGCGCTGAAGGTTGCACCCCCAAAAGATAATCAGGAATTGCTGGAGTTAGTCGATCAGTCGCTGGCAACTCAGGATCTGGGGGATTTACTCTATACCCAGTTATTACAGCAGCCGCATCTTAGTCAGAAGCTGAACCTGCTGGATAAGCTGGGGCAGAATTATGATGACGTCTTTGTTTTTAATAATAAGGATGTTTATAAGGTGCCTTACATGTTCACCCGTGAAGGCTTCCTTGAAATCATGGGTAGCTCCGGTTTCGAATTCGCCAATGACTGGGTATCTGATTATAAAGATGTCGTTGGTGATATCAGTGGTAATCAGGACTTTAGTCAGATCAACCGTAAATTGCGACTGCGCTATACCCGGGATTATGTCGAGCACTGGCAACGTTTCGCCAATGCAATTGAATGGCAGCCGACAACCGGCTGGAGTGAAATCAGCCAGCAGCTGATGTCTGCCACAGATCCGGCCAGTTCACCTTTGTTAAGGGTGTATGAGCTGTTGGATTACAATACTAATCTTGAGGCTGTTGTTGCGGATACGTTAAAGGCGCAAGCCGCCAGCAAGGCAAAGCCGGAAGTAGCTGAAGGGGAAAGCGCTGGCCAGACTTCTGCTCCAAGTGCCCTGGCGCCGGCTGATTTACAAACCCCCGCTAAACATCTTGGGATTACCCAGGCGGCAGATGCTATTGCTAAGCCATTCGTTGCCTACCGACGACTGATTACAGCCGATGATAAAGGTGTCAGTCCGTTAGGTTTTGCGACTCAGCATATGACCGCGACTCTGGAATGGTTGCAGCAGGGAGTTCAGAGTAAACAGCGTGGCAGTAAGTTTCTGGGGCAGTTAAATGCCGAAGTGAATAATCCGTTGCAACGTCAGCTGGATATCGCCGTGAAATATAATGGTGTTGTACGTGACATGCTCGAGAACACTTCGAGGCAGTTAAATGATCTGGCGATGCTCGAAGTACAGGACTACCTGCAGCAACGCTGGCAGATTGAAGTACTTAATGACTATCATCAGAGCGTCGCGCCTTATTATCCGTTAAATCCGCTTTCGGAGCAGGATGTTGCTCTGTCGACCTTTAAAGAATTTTTCGCAGCAGACGGCCGGATCAGTGATTTTGCCAAGCGCTATGAGCCTTACTTTACAGATAAAGAAAATATCTACCCTGGCTTACCGAGTTATCTTCAGGACCAGGATATTACTATCAACCGTCAGTTCTGGCTGATGTTAGGGCGTCTGAAACAGGTACAGGCTGTGCTGTTTAATAATGCGGTACTTGGTTTTAGCTTCTCTGTACGGATTGATGCGATGAGTACAGGTGTCACAGAGTTTAATCTGCGCAGTGATAAACCGTTATATACCTATCGTAATGGCCCGGCTCTTTGGGCGAAGATGAACTGGCCTGTGTCCGAAAACAGCAGTCGTACTCTGAGCTTACAGCTGAAGAGCGGCACGAAAGTCCTTAATGAAGCCAGTTACGCCGGTGTCTGGAGTTGGTTCCGGTTGGTGGATCAGTTACAGGGTGAGTCGCTACCGGACGGCACCACTAACAGTCTCACCTGGCAGAAAGGCACGGAGTCGGCCAGCCTGTTGGCGCGTATCGAAAACGGTGAGAACCCTCTATATGTTGGCTTCTTTGATCAGTTACAGCTGCCCGACCGGCTTTAA